From one Pelecanus crispus isolate bPelCri1 chromosome 21, bPelCri1.pri, whole genome shotgun sequence genomic stretch:
- the CNNM4 gene encoding LOW QUALITY PROTEIN: metal transporter CNNM4 (The sequence of the model RefSeq protein was modified relative to this genomic sequence to represent the inferred CDS: deleted 1 base in 1 codon): MAPGGGRRRGGGGGGPGGAGGGGGGGGGTPSAPPLLPPLLLLLALPGGAVPSGDSVILGMRLEESTKPAAGAPARGPIRVTEGSEVLLRLYGLGLGPRTGEQVAFAELRHAANASVPNGTCPERSQDLLVQPGLAEACNTSALLRVRVQPLRKDEQNKTYVLCTQSRPGQPWLPHQGSDGHIVVLEEKKSLLPLWLQVILIAGLLVLSGMFSGLNLGLMALDPMELRIVQNCGTDKEKRYARKIEPIRRKGNYLLCSLLLGNVLVNTTLTILLDDLIGSGIGAIVASTIGIVIFGEIVPQALCSRHGLAVGANTIMVTKFFMLVTLPLSYPISKLLDCILGQEIGTVYNREKLVEMLKVTEPYNDLVREELNMIQGALELRTKTVEDVMTPLQNCFMINSDAILDFNTMSEIMESGYTRIPVFEDERSNIMDILYVKDLAFVDPDDCTPLKTITKFYNHPVHVVFHDTKLDAMLEEFKKGKSHLAIVQKVNNEGEGDPFYEVLGLVTLEDVIEEIIKSEILDESDTYTDNRSKKRVGNQKNKRDFSAFKDPVNELKVKVSPQLLLAAHRFLSTEVTLFTPNFISEKILLRLLKYSDVIQELKFDEENKKSPRHFLYCKNKAADYFILILQGKVEVEAGKECMKFEAGAFSYYGVMALSPSPVSEIRSPSHVGSLNRSASLSYHERSDSISSPVSGSNNQLNAGTGAQYVADFSVRALTDLQFVKITRQEYQNGLTASRMDSCPQSPDSNAPKPDAGLPEKPEPSATADETTSLLNERNCLSRRSNHSPLENSI, from the exons ATGGCGCCGGGCGGCGgacggcggcgcggcggcggcggggggggccccggcggggccggg gggggcggcggcggcggaggggggaCCCCGTCGGCTCctccgctgctgccgccgctgctgctgctgctggcgctgccCGGCGGGGCGGTGCCGTCCGGGGACAGCGTGATCCTGGGCATGCGGCTGGAGGAGAGCACgaagccggcggcgggggctccgGCCCGCGGGCCCATCCGTGTCACGGAGGGGAGCGAGGTGCTGCTCCGCCTCTacgggctggggctgggccctCGCACCGGCGAGCAGGTGGCCTTCGCCGAGCTGCGACACGCCGCCAACGCCTCGGTTCCCAACGGCACCTGCCCCGAGCGCTCCCAGGACCTCCTGGTGCAGCCCGGCCTGGCCGAGGCCTGCAACACCTCGGCCCTGCTGCGGGTCCGCGTCCAGCCCCTGCGCAAGGACGAGCAGAACAAGACCTACGTCCTCTGCACCCAGAGCCGACCCGGCCAGCCCTGGTTGCCCCATCAAGGCTCCGACGGCCATATCGTGGTGCTGGAGGAGAAGAAGTCGCTGTTGCCCCTTTGGCTGCAGGTGATCCTCATCGCCGGGCTGCTGGTGCTGTCGGGGATGTTCAGCGGGCTCAACCTGGGCCTCATGGCGCTGGATCCCATGGAGCTGCGCATCGTGCAGAACTGCGGCACCGATAAGGAGAAGCGTTACGCCCGTAAGATCGAGCCCATCCGCCGTAAGGGGAACTATTTGCTCTGTTCCCTGCTGCTGGGTAACGTGCTGGTTAACACCACCCTCACCATCCTCCTCGATGACCTCATCGGCTCCGGCATCGGCGCCATCGTCGCTTCCACCATCGGCATCGTCATCTTCGGGGAGATCGTGCCCCAGGCGCTCTGCTCCCGCCACGGCTTGGCCGTGGGTGCCAACACCATCATGGTCACCAAGTTCTTCATGCTGGTGACGTTGCCCCTCTCCTACCCCATCAGCAAGCTCCTGGACTGCATCCTGGGCCAGGAGATCGGCACCGTCTACAACCGGGAGAAGCTGGTGGAGATGTTGAAGGTGACGGAACCCTACAACGACCTGGTGCGGGAGGAGCTCAACATGATCCAGGGAGCCCTGGAGCTCCGCACCAAGACGGTGGAGGACGTGATGACCCCGCTGCAGAACTGCTTCATGATCAACAGTGACGCCATCCTGGACTTCAACACCATGTCGGAGATCATGGAGAGCGGCTACACGCGCATCCCCGTCTTCGAGGACGAGCGTTCCAACATCATGGACATCCTCTACGTCAAGGACTTGGCTTTCGTCGACCCCGACGACTGCACCCCGCTCAAAACCATCACCAAATTCTACAACCACCCCGTCCACGTTGTCTTCCACGACACCAAGCTGGATGCCATGCTGGAGGAGTTCAAAAAGG GGAAGTCCCACCTGGCCATCGTGCAGAAGGTGAACAACGAGGGCGAAGGAGACCCCTTCTAcgaggtgctggggctggtgacGCTGGAGGACGTCATCGAGGAGATCATCAAGTCGGAGATCCTGGACGAGTCGGATACATACA ccgaCAACCGCAGCAAGAAGCGGGTGGGCAACCAGAAGAACAAGCGGGACTTCTCGGCCTTCAAGGACCCCGTCAACGAGCTGAAGGtcaaggtctccccgcagctgctgctggccgcTCACCGCTTCCTCTCCACGG AGGTGACGCTCTTCACCCCCAACTTCATCTCGGAGAAGATCCTGCTGCGGCTCCTCAAATATTCCGACGTCATCCAGGAGCTGAAGTTTGACGAGGAGAACAAGAAATCCCCGCGCCACTTTCTTTACTGCAAGAACAAGGCCGCCGACTACTTCATCCTCATCCTGCAG GGCAAGGTGGAAGTGGAGGCGGGCAAGGAATGCATGAAGTTTGAAGCGGGGGCTTTCTCCTATTATGGGGTGATGGCCCTCAGCCCCTCTCCTGTATCTG AGATCCGCTCGCCGTCCCATGTCGGCAGCCTGAACCGCTCGGCCTCCCTCAGCTACCACGAACGCTCCGACTCCATCTCCTCCCCCGTCAGCGGCAGCAACAACCAGCTCAACGCTGGCACCGGCGCCCAGTATGTGGCCGACTTCAGCGTCCGCGCTCTCACCGACCTCCAGTTCGTCAAG ATCACGCGGCAGGAATACCAGAATGGCCTGACGGCCTCCCGCATGGACAGTTGTCCCCAGTCCCCTGACAGCAACGCCCCTAAACCGGACGCCGGTTTACCGGAGAAACCGGAACCTTCCGCCACTGCCGACGAGACCACCAGCCTCCTGAACGAGAGGAACTGCCTGAGCCGCCGGAGCAACCACAGCCCCCTGGAAAACTCCATCTga
- the LMAN2L gene encoding VIP36-like protein isoform X2, whose protein sequence is MAAAGRWRAGLALLAVALGLGGPRAEQTEEHLKREHSLSKPYQGVGSASSGLWDLLGNAMVMTQYIRLTPDVQSKQGAVWNRVPCYLRDWEMQVHFKIHGQGKKNLNGDGFAIWYTKDRMQPGPVFGSKDNFLGLGVFVDTYPNEEKQQEAQKRRYSPGNQRVFPYISAMVNNGSLTYDHDRDGRPTELGGCTAMVRNLNHDTFLVIRYVKRRLTVLIDIDGKHEWRECIDVPGVRLPRGYYFGTSSVTGDLSDNHDIISLKLYQLTVERTPEEEKRDREVYLPVVDNLKLPGLEAPLEPMSGLALFLIVFFSLVAIVFAIVIGVIVYNKWQEQSRKHFY, encoded by the exons atggcggcggcgggccggtgGCGGGCCGGGCTGGCGCTGCTGGCGGtggcgctggggctgggcgggcCGCGGGCCGAGCAGACGGAGGAGCACCTCAAGCGGGAGCACTCGCTCTCCAAGCCGTACCAGG GCGTGGGATCGGCCAGCTCGGGGCTGTGGGACCTGTTGGGCAACGCCATGGTCATGACCCAGTACATCCGCCTCACCCCCGACGTGCAGAGCAAGCAGGGAGCCGTCTGGAACCGAGTG CCGTGTTACCTCCGAGACTGGGAGATGCAGGTTCATTTTAAAATCCACGGGCAAGGCAAGAAAAACCTGAACGGAGACGGCTTTGCTATCTGGTACACTAAAGATCGCATGCAGCCAG GACCTGTCTTTGGAAGCAAGGATAACTTCCTGGGCCTGGGAGTGTTCGTGGACACCTACCCAAAcgaggagaagcagcaggag GCTCAGAAGAGGAGGTACAGCCCGGGAAATCAG CGCGTCTTCCCCTACATCTCGGCCATGGTGAACAACGGCTCTCTCACCTACGACCACGACCGGGATGGGAGACCGAcggagctggggggctgcacgGCCATGGTGCGCAACCTCAACCACGACACCTTCCTGGTGATCCGCTACGTGAAGAGGAGACTGACG GTGTTGATCGATATTGATGGTAAGCACGAGTGGCGAGAGTGCATCGACGTGCCGGGCGTGCGCTTGCCCCGCGGGTACTACTTTGGGACCTCTTCTGTCACCGGAGACCTGTCAG ACAACCACGACATCATTTCGCTGAAGCTTTACCAGCTGACAGTGGAGCGGACGCCGGAGGAGGAGAAGCGGGACAGAGAGGTGTATCTGCCGGTCGTGGACAACCTGAAGCTGCCGGGAC TGGAGGCACCGCTGGAGCCCATGAGTGGCCTGGCTCTCTTTTTAATTGTCTTCTTCTCCCTCGTTGCCATCGTTTTTGCCATCGTCATTGGAGTTATTGTCTACAACAagtggcaggagcagagccGGAAACATTTCTATTGA
- the LMAN2L gene encoding VIP36-like protein isoform X1, with protein sequence MAAAGRWRAGLALLAVALGLGGPRAEQTEEHLKREHSLSKPYQGVGSASSGLWDLLGNAMVMTQYIRLTPDVQSKQGAVWNRVPCYLRDWEMQVHFKIHGQGKKNLNGDGFAIWYTKDRMQPGPVFGSKDNFLGLGVFVDTYPNEEKQQERVFPYISAMVNNGSLTYDHDRDGRPTELGGCTAMVRNLNHDTFLVIRYVKRRLTVLIDIDGKHEWRECIDVPGVRLPRGYYFGTSSVTGDLSDNHDIISLKLYQLTVERTPEEEKRDREVYLPVVDNLKLPGLEAPLEPMSGLALFLIVFFSLVAIVFAIVIGVIVYNKWQEQSRKHFY encoded by the exons atggcggcggcgggccggtgGCGGGCCGGGCTGGCGCTGCTGGCGGtggcgctggggctgggcgggcCGCGGGCCGAGCAGACGGAGGAGCACCTCAAGCGGGAGCACTCGCTCTCCAAGCCGTACCAGG GCGTGGGATCGGCCAGCTCGGGGCTGTGGGACCTGTTGGGCAACGCCATGGTCATGACCCAGTACATCCGCCTCACCCCCGACGTGCAGAGCAAGCAGGGAGCCGTCTGGAACCGAGTG CCGTGTTACCTCCGAGACTGGGAGATGCAGGTTCATTTTAAAATCCACGGGCAAGGCAAGAAAAACCTGAACGGAGACGGCTTTGCTATCTGGTACACTAAAGATCGCATGCAGCCAG GACCTGTCTTTGGAAGCAAGGATAACTTCCTGGGCCTGGGAGTGTTCGTGGACACCTACCCAAAcgaggagaagcagcaggag CGCGTCTTCCCCTACATCTCGGCCATGGTGAACAACGGCTCTCTCACCTACGACCACGACCGGGATGGGAGACCGAcggagctggggggctgcacgGCCATGGTGCGCAACCTCAACCACGACACCTTCCTGGTGATCCGCTACGTGAAGAGGAGACTGACG GTGTTGATCGATATTGATGGTAAGCACGAGTGGCGAGAGTGCATCGACGTGCCGGGCGTGCGCTTGCCCCGCGGGTACTACTTTGGGACCTCTTCTGTCACCGGAGACCTGTCAG ACAACCACGACATCATTTCGCTGAAGCTTTACCAGCTGACAGTGGAGCGGACGCCGGAGGAGGAGAAGCGGGACAGAGAGGTGTATCTGCCGGTCGTGGACAACCTGAAGCTGCCGGGAC TGGAGGCACCGCTGGAGCCCATGAGTGGCCTGGCTCTCTTTTTAATTGTCTTCTTCTCCCTCGTTGCCATCGTTTTTGCCATCGTCATTGGAGTTATTGTCTACAACAagtggcaggagcagagccGGAAACATTTCTATTGA
- the LMAN2L gene encoding VIP36-like protein isoform X3, giving the protein MQVHFKIHGQGKKNLNGDGFAIWYTKDRMQPGPVFGSKDNFLGLGVFVDTYPNEEKQQERVFPYISAMVNNGSLTYDHDRDGRPTELGGCTAMVRNLNHDTFLVIRYVKRRLTVLIDIDGKHEWRECIDVPGVRLPRGYYFGTSSVTGDLSDNHDIISLKLYQLTVERTPEEEKRDREVYLPVVDNLKLPGLEAPLEPMSGLALFLIVFFSLVAIVFAIVIGVIVYNKWQEQSRKHFY; this is encoded by the exons ATGCAGGTTCATTTTAAAATCCACGGGCAAGGCAAGAAAAACCTGAACGGAGACGGCTTTGCTATCTGGTACACTAAAGATCGCATGCAGCCAG GACCTGTCTTTGGAAGCAAGGATAACTTCCTGGGCCTGGGAGTGTTCGTGGACACCTACCCAAAcgaggagaagcagcaggag CGCGTCTTCCCCTACATCTCGGCCATGGTGAACAACGGCTCTCTCACCTACGACCACGACCGGGATGGGAGACCGAcggagctggggggctgcacgGCCATGGTGCGCAACCTCAACCACGACACCTTCCTGGTGATCCGCTACGTGAAGAGGAGACTGACG GTGTTGATCGATATTGATGGTAAGCACGAGTGGCGAGAGTGCATCGACGTGCCGGGCGTGCGCTTGCCCCGCGGGTACTACTTTGGGACCTCTTCTGTCACCGGAGACCTGTCAG ACAACCACGACATCATTTCGCTGAAGCTTTACCAGCTGACAGTGGAGCGGACGCCGGAGGAGGAGAAGCGGGACAGAGAGGTGTATCTGCCGGTCGTGGACAACCTGAAGCTGCCGGGAC TGGAGGCACCGCTGGAGCCCATGAGTGGCCTGGCTCTCTTTTTAATTGTCTTCTTCTCCCTCGTTGCCATCGTTTTTGCCATCGTCATTGGAGTTATTGTCTACAACAagtggcaggagcagagccGGAAACATTTCTATTGA